CAGCAATTCCTTTTTCCGCCCATTCGTGCATTTTCCTGGTTCTGATCTGAATTTCCACTCTTTCTCCGTAAGGCCCGATAACCGTGGTATGCAATGATTGATAATGGTTGGCCTTAGGCATGGCGATGTAATCCTTAAACCTTCCGGGAACGGGCTTCCACAAAGCATGCACCATGCTTAAAACTTCATAGCAACTTCTTTCCTGATCGGAATCAAGTATTACTCGAAAGGCAATAAGGTCATAAACTTCGTCAAAATTTATGTGCTGCTCGTGCATTTTTTTATAAATGCTGTAAAGATGTTTTGCTCTTCCTTCAACTTTGCATTTGATGGAATATTTTCCCAATTCAGTATAAATAATACTCTTAACTTCTTCCGTATAACGATTACGGGCTTCATTGGATTTGGCTATTTTCGCCGATAATTCCTGATAAGCCTCCGGAGCAATATATTGAAAGGACAAATCCTCCAATTCCATCCTCATCGAGTTAATCCCGAGACGATTGGCCAATGGCGCATATATATCTATCGTTTCTCTGGCAATATAAATTCTTTTTTCCTTGGGATGATACTGCAGAGTTCTCATATTGTGAATACGGTCAGCCAGACGCACCAGTAAAATCCTAATATCGGCAGACATGGCCAGTATCATTTTGCGAAAGTTTTCCGATTGTCTTTCTTCCTGAGAAGCAAAAGAAATACGGCTTAGTTTTGTCAATCCTCCTACCAGAAAAGCCACATCCTTGCCGAATTCGTTATCAATATGTTCGACTGTTGTTAAAGTATCCTCTATTGTATCATGCAACAACCCGCTGATGATTGTCGCGGCATCCATTTTCATATTGGTCAGGATTCCCGCAACTTCCATTGGATGAGTAAGATATGGTTCACCGGACAATCTTACCTGTCCCTGATGCACTGAAGCCGAGTAAATATAAGCCTTTTGAATCATTTCCAGGTCTTCTGGAGGCAGGTAAATTTGGGCTTTATCGATAATGTCGTTGATCCGTAGCATTAAGTTTCCAGTTTTTTTCAGTTACGGCTATTGCGAATAAATTATTTATCTAATTAATTAACACCTGAAAGCTTTGCATAATGATCAAATTGTCATTTCGACCGAAGGCGAAAGCCTGGCGCATGCCGGGGAGAAATCATCTAACGTCATAATGTCAAAGAAAGATTTCTCGTCGTTTTGCTCCTCGAAATGACACAATGGGTATTATGCAAATGTTTCCAGCTTTTCAAAGATAGTAAATAAAAATACGGCAAAATCAAGTTATTCAGAATATTGTAATTCCTGAGCTATAATCTGCTTCACTTGTTGCACTATCTCCTGAAGCGGATATAATTTGTTTTCGCCGGTCTTTCTTATTTTCAATTCAACGTTTCCCTGAGCCAGATTTTTCCGGCCGACAACAACTCTCAGCGGAATTCCGATCAAGTCGGCATCCTTAAACTTCACACCCGCTCTTTCGTCACGATCATCGAAAATAACTTCAATGTTCCCGGCAAGCATGGATTTATAAAGATTTCCCGCGGCTTCCATTACATCTTCTTCGTTAACATTTACGGGCGTGATAATTACCTGATATGGAGCCAATGGCATCGGCCAGATAATTCCGTTTTCATCGTGATTTTGCTCGATACCGGCAGCCACTGTTCGTCCGATCCCGATCCCGTAACAGCCCATTATCATAATTTTTTCCTGACCGTCTTTATCAAGGAATCCGGCTTTCATAGCTTTGCTGTATTTTGTTCCCAGTTTAAAGACGTGGCCTACTTCAATGCCGCGCGCAAATTTAATATCACCGCCGCAGCGTGGACATTTATCCTGTTCGGTAACAACCCGGAAATCGGCAAAAGCCTGAACCTGAAAGTCCCTGCCAATATTGACATTCCTATAGTGGTAATCTTCTTTATTGGCGCCGGTGACAAAATTGACCATATCGATTACGGAATAATCCAGAAGCACCGGTATTTTAATATTGACCGGCCCGGCAAATCCTCTCGGCGCACCGGTAGCTTTCATGATAATTTCATCGGAGGCAAGCTCCACCTCGTTTGCGCCTATATAATTCTTCACTTTTATTTCGTTGACTTCATGATCACCACGGATAAGCACAGCGTACTGTTGGCCATCGGCATTGAAAATCAAAGTCTTCACAATATCCTGAGGCTTCACATTTAAAAAATCGCTAACCTCTTCTATCGTGCGCACATTCGGGGTATTAACTTCCTCCAGAGAAAGCCAGTCATCTTCGTATATTTCTTTTTTCTCCGGACAGGGTACTTCGGCCTTTTCCAGATTGGCGGCGTATGAACATTTTTCGCAAAATACCATTGCATCTTCACCGGATTCGGCCATCACCATAAACTCATGCGAATATTTTCCTCCGATGCTGCCGGAATCTGCTTCCACGGGACGGAATTTTAAACCGCAACGACGGAAAATATTGTTATAAGCTACAAACATTTTATCGTAACTTTTTTCCGCGCCTTCTTCATCAACATCAAAACTGTAAGCATCTTTCATCCCGAACTCGCGGCAACGCATCACACCAAAGCGAGGACGGACTTCATCACGGAATTTTGTTTGAATCTGATAAAGATTGCGCGGCAACTGACGATAGGTTTTTATATCGTTGCGTACCAGAGAAGTGATTACTTCTTCATGAGTAGGTCCGAGGCAGTATTCATGATCATGACGATCGCGAAATCTCAAAAGTTCCTTTCCATAATGCTCCCAGCGTCCTGATTCCTGCCACAGCTCCGTGGGTTGAACCATGGGCATATGAACTTCCTGCGCTCCGGCTTTGTTCATTTCCTCCCGGATAATTTGTTCCAGTTTGCGAATAACCCGGTAACCTAGCGGCAGGTATGAATATATGCCGCTGGTCAATTTTCTGATCATGCCGGCTCTGATCATCAGTTGCTGGCTTATAACTTCAGCATCTGACGGCACTTCCCTGCCGGTCGGCAAAAACATCTCTGAATAACGCATTAATTCTTCCTTTCCTTAATCATCAAATTTATTTCTTCCAGTAATACTTTAAAAAAGTCCTGTTCTTTAACTTTTTTTACGGCTTTTCCTTTTTTAAAAAGAATCCCCTGCCCTCTGCCTCCGGCAATACCGATATCTGCATCGGCAGATTCACCCGGCCCGTTTACAACACAGCCCATTAAAGCTACTTTCAAATAATCTTTTTTGCCGGCAAGTGCTTTTTCAATCTTATCTGTCAAATTTAAAAGATCAATTTCACAACGCCCGCAAGTCGGACAGGAAACGATATCCGGCCCGATCCTCCTGATGTTCAAAGCCCGCAAAATGCCATAGGCAACGGGAATCTCCGAAACCGGGTTGCCGGTAACAGAAACCCTGATTGTATCGCCGATGCCTTCATAAAGAAGCGTTCCGATTCCCAGCGCCGATTTTATCGCGGCATTAGCCAATGAGCCGGCTTCAGTCACTCCCAAATGCAGAGGATAGTCGGTCCTGGCGGAAATTGCGCGATAAGCCTCTATCATGGTGGGAACATCCGATGATTTCAGGGATAATTTTATTTTTTTAAAGCCCTGATGCTCAAAAAGATCGATATTCCGTAAAGAGCTTTCGACAAGGGCTTCCGCCGTTGCGCCTCCGTATTTCAGCAATAAATCTTTTTGCAGAGAACCGGAATTAATACCAATACGAATTACTGTTTCCCGTTCTTTGGCAACTTCGATGATCTGGCGGATTTTATCAGGAGCGATATTGCCGGGGTTGATCCTGATGCCGGCTACCCCGTTTTTCATGGCACTTACAGCCAGCCGGTAATCAAAATGAATATCCGCTATCAGAGGTATTTTTATTCTCTTTTTTATATGCGGCAGAGCTTCCACAGCTTCTTTATCAGGCAAGGCAACGCGGACAACTTCACATCCGGCTCTCTCCAGAGATTTAATCTGCGCGACAGTAGCTTGGACATCGCGTGTATCCGTATTGGTCATCGATTGTACAACAACCGGCGCATCTCCACCTATTTCTATATGATCAAGATTTATTTTCTTTGTTCTTTTTCTCTTGATTGAGGATAAATGTTCCACAAGCGTCAGCTTCTCAATATTTTTTATAGACATTTGAAAAACTGCGTCGTGTCATTTCGAGTAAAGCGACGAGAAATCTTTTTTTATATTAATACTTTATAAGATTTCTCCCTACGGTCGAAATGACAAATTGAAATTTATTCAAATGTTTCTTACGTAGGATTTATAACATGTGAATTAATCTTAGGCAATGAGTAATTTGTATTTAAAACGGCTAATACAAAGTTTTCATTAACAAAATATTTTTTCGCACAGAAATGTAGCAAAGATGAAATTTATCTGCCCAACCAACAATGCAAACATAACTGGTCTGCCGGAAGTCCTATCGCTGCAATCATATCCTCAATCGCCAGATATTTCAGTGAAGTAATGTTCAAGTCACGACGAATCCAATCAATCATTTGGGCATGTTTGGTCGATTTGGTATCCAGATACTCCTCCGGATTTTCGATTTCTTTTCCTTCCAGCGCGCGAATTGCTTTACGGCCGGCCAACTCCGCCGTTGTTCTTGTAGAAGACGCGTAAATACAGGGAAACATTAAAGGTGGACAAGCAGGTCGAATATGAATTTCTTTAGCGCCGTTGTCCCACAATTTCTTGACGGTTAAGTTTTTCAACTGCGTGCCGCGAACGATGGAATCGTCGCAAACAACTATGCGATTGCCTTTAATCACTTCACGCACCGCGCACAGCTTCATTGTGGCAACAAGGTCTCTTATTTCCTGTGCAGGCGGCGTATAACTACGACCGTAACCGGGTGTATATTTTACCAGCACCCTTCTATAGGGCAGGCCCGATCCCATAGCATAACCTATGGCATGACCAACACCGGAATCAGGAATACCGGAAACAAGGTCCGCCTGAACATTATCACGTTTTGCCAGGTAGATGCCGCATCTTTCTCTCGCCCCCTCGACTCTGATACCTTCGTAAGCGGATGACGGATAACCGGTATATATCCACAAAAATGCACAAATTTTCTTTTCAGTGCCTTCAGGCTTCATTAATTTTACGCCGTCCGGCGTTAACAGCACTATTTCGCCCGGTCCCAGAAATTTTATTAACTCATAGCCAAGATTTTCAAAAGAGCTCGCTTCGGTAGCCACAACATAAGATTTTTTATCTTTCTGGCTTTTATTTATACCAACGGATAAAGGAAAACGTCCATATTTATCCCGGGCTGCGTATATTCCTTCCGTAGTCAATATCAGCGCGCAAATAGAACCCTCAATTACACCGCGCATGGAGGCAATACCTTCCACAATATTATTCCCGCGGTTAATAAGGGAAGCCACAATTTCTGCGTTACTTACGCCGCCACCGGCCATTTCTCCAAATGAAGCGCCCTCATTAAGAAGTTCATTTACCAGTTTAGCCTTATTAGTTATCAGCCCGGATGCCGCGACAGCATAAACACCAAATTTTGAATGAAAAACTAATGGCTGGGGCGTTTCATCATCAATCGCTCCAATACCATAACACCCTTCCATTTTTTTGTAGTCTTCAACGAATCGGGATTTAAACTGAGCCTGAGATATACTGTGAACGGTTTTGTAAAAACCTTTTGGTCCCCATACCGCCATACCGCCACTTTCAGTTCCTAAATGCGAATGGTAATCGGTTCCGTAAAAAAGCGTCTGGACACAATTTTCCGATGATACAATTCCAAAAATGCCACCCATTAATTTTATCTCCTCACTATTCTAGTTTAGAAACAGCAACATTAATTCGTTTTATACCTTCTTCAATATTTTTCAAGGAAGTGGCATAAGATAAACGTATGTGGTCATCACTGCCAAATGCCACTCCGGGAACAGCGGCCACGTTTGCTTCGTCAAGCAAGTAATCAATTAATTCCGTGGAATTTGTTATTTTTCTTCCTTTGTAAGAGCGTCCATAAATGCCGGAGACATTTGGAAAGACATAAAATGCTCCTTCAGGAGAAAAACATTTTACTTCTGGAATTTGTTCGAGCGCATGGACTATATAATCTTTTCGCTTCCGGAATTCGCTCACCATTTGATCGACAATAGTTTGATCTCCGGAAAGTGCTTCCACGGCGGCTTTCTGAGCAATGGACGTCGGATTGGAAGTGTTTTGGCTTTGAATCTTATTTACTGCCGCCACTATCTCTTCCGGTCCGGCAGCGTAACCAATGCGCCAACCGGTCATAGCATAAGTTTTGGACACGCCATTAACTACTATTGTCCTGTCCTTTAACTTTGGTTCACAGGCAGCTATATTCATAAAAGGAAAGTCAGCGTAAAAGATTTTTTCGTAAATATCATCCGAAATAACCAATATATCCTTGTCCAGCAAAACTGCAGCAATGGCTTTTAATTCTTCCTGTGAATAAGCCGCTCCGGTAGGATTGGAAGGACTGTTAATAATCACCGCACGGGTATTTTTGTTTATGGCAGCCTTTAACTGTTCCGGCGTCATTTTAAAGCCGTCTTTTTCCTTCGTATGAATAATTACCGGCCGGCCTTCGGCCAGAACTATGATATCGGGATAAGAAACCCAGTACGGAGCAGGAATAATGACTTCGTCACCGGGATCAAAAAGAACCTGCGCCAAATTATATAATGTATGTTTTGCTCCGCAGGAAACAACAATTTGCGAACGTTTATATTCCAAGTCATTATCACGTTTTAACTTCGCCGCAATAGCGTCTTTAAGTTCATCAGTGCCTCCGACCGGAGTGTATTTGGTAAAACCTGCGTCAATGGCTTTAATTGCCGCATTCTTAATATTAGCCGGTGTATCAAAATCCGGTTCACCCGCCGCAAAGCCGATCACGTCTCTCCCCTGCGCTCTGAGAGCATTGGCTTTTGCAGTAATGGCTAAAGTTTCCGATGGTTTAATTTTCGCTACCCTGGACGATAATCGCACAAACTACTCCTTACTCTTTTTAGTATAGAATTTCTCTATTAGCTTTTGATTAACATTGTCCGGTACCAGACCTTTTACCGAACCTCCTAAACTCACCACTTCTTTGATTAACCTGGAACTTGTGTAAAACCATTTGAACCCGCTCATTAGAAAAACAGTTTCGATTTTTCTTGTTTGCCGACGGTTCATCAGTGCCATCTGAAATTCATATTCAAAATCAGAAAGAGCGCGCATTCCGCGCAATATTATACCGGTACCGGAAAGTTTCAAATAATCGACAAGCAATCCAGCATAGCAATCTACCCGGACACCTTTAGTTCCGTTGAATACTTCCCGAATCATTTCCATTCTTTCTTCAACTGAGAACAGATAAGTTTTGTTGGGATTGTAAGCAATGAGAATGATGATTTCATCAAAAATATTCAGTCCTCTTTTGATAAGATCCACATGGCCATTAGTAATGGGATCAAATGAACCCGGGTATATTGCAGCTCTCTTCGCATCGTTTTCTTGTGTCATTTCCTCTCCATTTTTAAAAAAGTTAAGGCATTTTCGCCATATTTTCGTTGATCTATTTGATAGATAGTATCCTTCCCCGGCTCACTGAAATTTTCTTTTATCGAATGTTGAATTACTAATATTCCATCCTTATTGAGAACATTATGTTTGCTTAAAGCCTTCAGCGTTACGCCGGTTAAATCCCGGTTATAGGGTGGATCGGCAAAGATGATATCAAATCCACATTTTTTTCTAAAAAGATCATTCAGACCGAATTCGATATCCTTGTCAATTATCCGGTAGTTACTATCCAGAGCGCATGTTTGGATATTTTTTTTAATAATTTCAACAAGATTTTTATTCTTTTCTACAAAACAAACATCCTGAGCTCCGCGACTGGCAGCTTCCAAACCAACGCTTCCCGATCCGGCGAAAAGATCAAGAAATGTTTTCCCCTGCAAAGTACCCAACAAATTAAAAAGAGCTTCTCTGAGAAAATCAGAAGTAGGCCTTTCCTTTGATCTTGAAGGGAAACTCAATGTTCTCCCCCTAGCCTCGCCTCCTGTAATTCTCATAATTTTTCACATGAATTATTTCTTTTTTCTTATCTTGTTTCGATTACTGGATATTACTTTTCTTTTCTTTATTTTTTCTGAAAAACTTCACTACCCACCAAATGGGACCGGAAAGGGCATATCCTAATAACAACACAAAAAACATCAATTCCGGCTCCGCTACTATGATAATTGATAAAACGACCAACCAGAAAAAAATTGTGAATGGTTTCCGCACAAGGAGCTTCATATCTTTGAAGCTGTAATATTTGATACTGCTGACCATCAATAGCGACAAGATAATTACAAATATAATTATAAAAATATTATGGAATTTCCCTTCCACTCCGATATAATCGCTACTGAAGAAAATTACGGTGGTGGCCACAACCGAAGCCGCCGCCGGAATGGGCAGGCCGTTAAATACGCTGCTTTCAATTATACCGATTTGGATGTTATATCGGGCTAATCTCAGAGCGCCACAGAGAACAAACAGAAAGGCGACAATCCATCCCCATTTGCCGTAAATAGACATGGCCCAACAATAAGCTAAAAGAGACGGTGCGACACCAAAAGCTATCACGTCGGCCAGGGAATCATATTCGGCACCGAATTTTGAAGTTGTATTGGTAAGGCGGGCAATCCGGCCATCTAAACCATCAAAAACAACGGAAAATAAAATAGCAATAGACGCCGGCACGAAATGCTCTTTAAAAGAAGCAATAATAGAATAAAATCCACAAAATAGACTGGCCGAGGTGAAAAGATTCGGCAGTATATAAATCCCTTTTTTCATCCGCATTTTCCGGGGTGAATTTTCTGTATTCATGACAAATACCCTAATACTGTTTCGCCTGCTTTAACTTTATCTTTCAATTTTACTAAAATGCGAGAATCATCGGGCAAATAGACATCAACCCGTGAACCAAAACGAATTAATCCTACTCGCTCGCCTTTTTTAACAATTGTACCTACGTTGACCCAGCAGACAATACGACGGGCAATAAGACCTGCTATCTGTACCATCCATAAAGAACGTCCGTCTTCAGTACGAATCATAATTTCATTACGTTCATTATCAAGCGAAGCCTTATCTAAATTAGCAGAAAAGAATTTGCCTTCATGGTAATTAATAGCTTCTATTTCGCCTGAATAGGGAGCACGATTGACATGAACATTAAAAACATTCATGAAAATACTGATTTTTTTAAATTTTCCCGAAATAGTTCCATCTACTTCGACATCTTCTATTTTTATTATTTTACCATCGGCAGGAGAAATTAATACTTTTTCCTCGTCCTGAAAATATCTATCCGGATTGCGGAAAAACCAGATAATAAAAAATGTGATAAATGCGAATAAAATTGTCAGCCAGCCAATACCAAAAAATGCAATAAATATGGTAGTTACCAACGACAGAATGATAAAAGGATAGCCACCGCGAGCAATTACACTATCATGTTTCATAAAGCATTTATCTTTTCTTATTAACTGATTGCATTTAACATGATACCGAGGCAGCAAATATAAGATTTCGCTATAAACGGCTCAGTATTAAATGAGCGTTTTTTGTTATATCAATTGAGTGTTCTTGTCAATAAATCTTTAATTTTTATACAAAAACAAATCAAACCAACTATTTGTTTACCCTTGCATACATTGGTTATATTTTATATAGTAAAGATCATTCTAAATCAATGATTTATCTTTGCTGGCTATTGTCTATGCAAAAAATAAAATGGAATATAGTCTGGGGCGTTTTAATCACTTGTGTTTTTTTCCTTCTGCTATTTATTCGCCTTGAATTTTTACCTAAAAATACGCAGTTAGTCTCGCCTGTTCAAATAATAAAGTCACAGAAGTCTCAAGACACATGGATGAATATCTATCAAAACGGCAGAAAAATCGGTTTTGTTCATCGGACATTTGCTAAACTTGATAAAAATTACCACTTTAATGAAATTGTTTTTATGCAGATTAACACTATGGGAGTAACGCAGGCTTTAAATATTTTGACTGAGGGCGATTTGAATCCCGATATGTCTCTTGCCTCATTTAATTTTGATTTGAATTCCAACCTGTTTCGTTTTAATTCTCACGGTAACGTGGTTAAAAATAAATTGATCTTTTTTATGGGTTTACCCGGTTCACAGGAAAAAAACGAAATTAATCTCCAGGATATTCCCCATATCAGCGGTAGCATTTATGACGCCGCGTTTCAGGCTGATTTGGGAAAAAATATGTCCCGCAACTTCAGTATTTTTGATCCTTCTACACTTTCTGTCAAATCAATTAAAGTTACCAGGTCAGCCGATGAAATTATTCCGATTATGGGAAAAAGAATCTTAACAAAAAAATACTGCGCCGATTTCATGGGGGCTAAAAACTGTGCCTGGCTGAGTAAAGAGGGAGATGTTTTAAAAGAAACAGGTATTCTGGGGCTCTCTATGGAAAAGGTCAGCCCGCAAAAAGCTCAAGAAGGAATTGTTAATCAAGGAAATGTTGATTTAACGCAAATTTCTTCTATCGCTTCTAATGTTAAAATTACCGAACCGGAAAAACTTGAAGCAATTAAAATCAAAATCGAAGGTATTGGCAATTTGTTATCCCTGAATGGTGACAGACAAAGTTTCCGTCACGATGTTCTGAATATCACCAGGGAACACTTGCCACCGTCTTCAAATTTAAACAATAAGCTTCCCCAAGACGTCGCCCTCTTTTTGAGGTCTGCTCCGTTTATGCAATCCGATAATCCACAAATAAAAGCTCAGGTGAATAAAATAATCGCGCCGACCGACACGGCCGA
The sequence above is a segment of the Deltaproteobacteria bacterium HGW-Deltaproteobacteria-2 genome. Coding sequences within it:
- a CDS encoding proline--tRNA ligase, yielding MRYSEMFLPTGREVPSDAEVISQQLMIRAGMIRKLTSGIYSYLPLGYRVIRKLEQIIREEMNKAGAQEVHMPMVQPTELWQESGRWEHYGKELLRFRDRHDHEYCLGPTHEEVITSLVRNDIKTYRQLPRNLYQIQTKFRDEVRPRFGVMRCREFGMKDAYSFDVDEEGAEKSYDKMFVAYNNIFRRCGLKFRPVEADSGSIGGKYSHEFMVMAESGEDAMVFCEKCSYAANLEKAEVPCPEKKEIYEDDWLSLEEVNTPNVRTIEEVSDFLNVKPQDIVKTLIFNADGQQYAVLIRGDHEVNEIKVKNYIGANEVELASDEIIMKATGAPRGFAGPVNIKIPVLLDYSVIDMVNFVTGANKEDYHYRNVNIGRDFQVQAFADFRVVTEQDKCPRCGGDIKFARGIEVGHVFKLGTKYSKAMKAGFLDKDGQEKIMIMGCYGIGIGRTVAAGIEQNHDENGIIWPMPLAPYQVIITPVNVNEEDVMEAAGNLYKSMLAGNIEVIFDDRDERAGVKFKDADLIGIPLRVVVGRKNLAQGNVELKIRKTGENKLYPLQEIVQQVKQIIAQELQYSE
- a CDS encoding 4-hydroxy-3-methylbut-2-en-1-yl diphosphate synthase, encoding MKRKRTKKINLDHIEIGGDAPVVVQSMTNTDTRDVQATVAQIKSLERAGCEVVRVALPDKEAVEALPHIKKRIKIPLIADIHFDYRLAVSAMKNGVAGIRINPGNIAPDKIRQIIEVAKERETVIRIGINSGSLQKDLLLKYGGATAEALVESSLRNIDLFEHQGFKKIKLSLKSSDVPTMIEAYRAISARTDYPLHLGVTEAGSLANAAIKSALGIGTLLYEGIGDTIRVSVTGNPVSEIPVAYGILRALNIRRIGPDIVSCPTCGRCEIDLLNLTDKIEKALAGKKDYLKVALMGCVVNGPGESADADIGIAGGRGQGILFKKGKAVKKVKEQDFFKVLLEEINLMIKERKN
- a CDS encoding amidophosphoribosyltransferase, which produces MGGIFGIVSSENCVQTLFYGTDYHSHLGTESGGMAVWGPKGFYKTVHSISQAQFKSRFVEDYKKMEGCYGIGAIDDETPQPLVFHSKFGVYAVAASGLITNKAKLVNELLNEGASFGEMAGGGVSNAEIVASLINRGNNIVEGIASMRGVIEGSICALILTTEGIYAARDKYGRFPLSVGINKSQKDKKSYVVATEASSFENLGYELIKFLGPGEIVLLTPDGVKLMKPEGTEKKICAFLWIYTGYPSSAYEGIRVEGARERCGIYLAKRDNVQADLVSGIPDSGVGHAIGYAMGSGLPYRRVLVKYTPGYGRSYTPPAQEIRDLVATMKLCAVREVIKGNRIVVCDDSIVRGTQLKNLTVKKLWDNGAKEIHIRPACPPLMFPCIYASSTRTTAELAGRKAIRALEGKEIENPEEYLDTKSTKHAQMIDWIRRDLNITSLKYLAIEDMIAAIGLPADQLCLHCWLGR
- a CDS encoding aspartate aminotransferase, whose amino-acid sequence is MRLSSRVAKIKPSETLAITAKANALRAQGRDVIGFAAGEPDFDTPANIKNAAIKAIDAGFTKYTPVGGTDELKDAIAAKLKRDNDLEYKRSQIVVSCGAKHTLYNLAQVLFDPGDEVIIPAPYWVSYPDIIVLAEGRPVIIHTKEKDGFKMTPEQLKAAINKNTRAVIINSPSNPTGAAYSQEELKAIAAVLLDKDILVISDDIYEKIFYADFPFMNIAACEPKLKDRTIVVNGVSKTYAMTGWRIGYAAGPEEIVAAVNKIQSQNTSNPTSIAQKAAVEALSGDQTIVDQMVSEFRKRKDYIVHALEQIPEVKCFSPEGAFYVFPNVSGIYGRSYKGRKITNSTELIDYLLDEANVAAVPGVAFGSDDHIRLSYATSLKNIEEGIKRINVAVSKLE
- a CDS encoding pantetheine-phosphate adenylyltransferase gives rise to the protein MTQENDAKRAAIYPGSFDPITNGHVDLIKRGLNIFDEIIILIAYNPNKTYLFSVEERMEMIREVFNGTKGVRVDCYAGLLVDYLKLSGTGIILRGMRALSDFEYEFQMALMNRRQTRKIETVFLMSGFKWFYTSSRLIKEVVSLGGSVKGLVPDNVNQKLIEKFYTKKSKE
- the rsmD gene encoding 16S rRNA (guanine(966)-N(2))-methyltransferase RsmD encodes the protein MRITGGEARGRTLSFPSRSKERPTSDFLREALFNLLGTLQGKTFLDLFAGSGSVGLEAASRGAQDVCFVEKNKNLVEIIKKNIQTCALDSNYRIIDKDIEFGLNDLFRKKCGFDIIFADPPYNRDLTGVTLKALSKHNVLNKDGILVIQHSIKENFSEPGKDTIYQIDQRKYGENALTFLKMERK
- the pssA gene encoding CDP-diacylglycerol--serine O-phosphatidyltransferase; this encodes MKKGIYILPNLFTSASLFCGFYSIIASFKEHFVPASIAILFSVVFDGLDGRIARLTNTTSKFGAEYDSLADVIAFGVAPSLLAYCWAMSIYGKWGWIVAFLFVLCGALRLARYNIQIGIIESSVFNGLPIPAAASVVATTVIFFSSDYIGVEGKFHNIFIIIFVIILSLLMVSSIKYYSFKDMKLLVRKPFTIFFWLVVLSIIIVAEPELMFFVLLLGYALSGPIWWVVKFFRKNKEKKSNIQ
- a CDS encoding phosphatidylserine decarboxylase family protein — its product is MKHDSVIARGGYPFIILSLVTTIFIAFFGIGWLTILFAFITFFIIWFFRNPDRYFQDEEKVLISPADGKIIKIEDVEVDGTISGKFKKISIFMNVFNVHVNRAPYSGEIEAINYHEGKFFSANLDKASLDNERNEIMIRTEDGRSLWMVQIAGLIARRIVCWVNVGTIVKKGERVGLIRFGSRVDVYLPDDSRILVKLKDKVKAGETVLGYLS